A genomic segment from Streptosporangium roseum DSM 43021 encodes:
- a CDS encoding cytochrome P450 codes for MLIPEGAPVTAAIVSAGRDPRLFADPGRPDIGRAAGAPGHLGYAHGPHFCPGAAPARAQTEVALAALLGRLPGLALAGAPGRAPDPGTWRLAALPATL; via the coding sequence GTGCTGATCCCCGAGGGCGCACCCGTCACCGCCGCCATCGTCTCCGCCGGCCGCGACCCGCGCCTGTTCGCCGACCCCGGACGGCCGGACATCGGCCGCGCGGCAGGAGCGCCGGGACATCTCGGATATGCTCACGGGCCACACTTCTGTCCCGGGGCCGCGCCGGCCCGGGCACAGACCGAGGTCGCGCTCGCCGCACTGCTGGGCCGCCTCCCCGGTCTGGCGCTCGCCGGCGCCCCGGGGCGCGCCCCCGACCCGGGCACGTGGCGCCTGGCGGCACTGCCCGCCACCCTCTGA
- a CDS encoding TetR/AcrR family transcriptional regulator has protein sequence MGRLNRAELQERNRAKVLAAALEEFTERGFRDAKIDGIAERAELTRGAVYSNFPGKRALYFAVLADLAERAPEPPHPVPDRTAREALSAFARAWVARLPLATDGQHGPARLGMDLMSEVIVDERTRRPFTQLMKLDAILLGLALEWLRPPATSTGRMVCVAEAALTTLHGASQMAAAAPGFIEPFNVVGICEQLVDLDLGDVWQPPHVPYIPQARPADEPWSPPPAVDVIRGGPARLAGDGVVAVLGLHRLEAAEEAVRTAAPGATVTAVLVTGDPGELAPLARLAIADLCNCLRQAFPPAAWPRLQVVYDESGTLAAAAGVPAVSDGTEVAVRVEAGRIVARADGRGACHAAASAGGAAPAARPQPSPTRQHR, from the coding sequence ATGGGCCGGCTCAACCGGGCGGAGCTGCAGGAACGCAACCGCGCCAAGGTGCTTGCCGCGGCCCTGGAGGAGTTCACCGAGCGCGGCTTCCGCGACGCCAAGATCGACGGCATCGCCGAGCGCGCCGAGCTCACCCGCGGCGCTGTCTACTCCAACTTCCCCGGCAAGCGGGCTCTCTACTTCGCCGTCCTGGCCGACCTCGCCGAGCGCGCACCCGAGCCGCCGCACCCGGTGCCGGACCGCACCGCCCGGGAGGCGCTCAGCGCGTTCGCCCGCGCCTGGGTCGCCCGGCTCCCCCTCGCCACCGACGGGCAGCACGGCCCCGCCCGGCTCGGCATGGACCTGATGTCCGAGGTCATCGTCGACGAACGGACCCGGCGGCCGTTCACGCAGCTGATGAAGCTCGACGCGATCCTGCTCGGACTGGCCCTGGAGTGGCTGCGCCCGCCGGCGACCTCCACCGGCCGCATGGTGTGCGTGGCCGAGGCCGCGCTCACGACCCTGCACGGCGCGAGCCAGATGGCCGCCGCCGCGCCCGGCTTCATCGAGCCCTTCAACGTCGTCGGCATCTGCGAGCAGCTCGTGGACCTCGATCTGGGCGACGTGTGGCAGCCCCCGCACGTTCCGTACATCCCGCAGGCCCGGCCTGCCGACGAGCCGTGGTCCCCGCCGCCCGCCGTGGACGTCATCCGTGGCGGCCCGGCGCGGCTCGCGGGCGACGGCGTGGTGGCGGTCCTCGGGCTGCACCGGCTTGAGGCCGCGGAGGAGGCGGTACGGACCGCGGCGCCCGGGGCCACGGTCACCGCCGTCCTGGTCACCGGTGACCCCGGCGAGCTGGCGCCGCTGGCACGGCTGGCCATCGCCGACCTCTGCAACTGCCTGCGCCAGGCCTTCCCCCCGGCGGCCTGGCCGCGCCTGCAGGTGGTCTACGACGAGTCCGGCACCCTCGCCGCGGCGGCGGGTGTGCCCGCCGTCAGCGACGGGACCGAGGTCGCCGTCCGCGTCGAGGCGGGCCGGATCGTCGCCCGAGCCGACGGCCGCGGCGCCTGCCACGCGGCCGCGTCGGCCGGCGGGGCCGCGCCGGCCGCCCGGCCCCAGCCGTCGCCGACGAGACAGCACAGGTAG
- a CDS encoding DUF4132 domain-containing protein: MHEFTVDEVIAAASVSAGWLLDAVARERELESRSNPGARLAGWEEGHGGRTSRQARRVRADMVRRLSRESGAARRAAAICLARPSLSGYSEELDLALSGSKGWTAVELAALLTVVRSRELCYWDDVWLSRVTELALGFDAGEQAVLREPITSLMWAVADSGIEVVRRRELERAIGEVLRRDPGELSPSVLIPLDGWAVILRGHLGDMPPPHLVRLVDHLCEVRGPRPAKKWRARCLELLRPADAGELVRVALAAFDHVSGGGDPSGGDLRPIVLDSNVDAARGFVWAAVLLRTGGLVPALTELALRAGGVRPGVREDLKLAGAAINALGDCEGPDAMTALWRLQRSIRHRALRRQVGTALDAAAGRQGITPGQLLERGVPDHGLAPDGTLTRTIGDWTAVLAVEDAMTVRLGFRAPDGTTVRAVPAELGESGDLRALKAVRKEIRRTLSAERARLEGLLTADRTWTYEEWARHYRDHPITGAVTRALIWEAGGEGHLSGGAVPDATLRLWHPARARPAEVTAWREEVTERRLRQPFKQAFREVYLITPAEEETRVHSDRFAARIVDDPRLYALLKERGWRTGLLGSFGGGHGAEAAKELAEGAWRVRFGYETAGAGERYEVTRAVIGQVRFERRDGRSWRGTELARVPPPVFSEGMRDVDLFVTVAAVPE; the protein is encoded by the coding sequence ATGCATGAATTCACCGTGGACGAGGTGATCGCGGCCGCCTCCGTCTCAGCGGGCTGGCTCCTCGATGCGGTCGCCCGGGAACGCGAGCTGGAGAGCCGTTCGAATCCGGGGGCCCGCCTGGCCGGGTGGGAGGAGGGGCACGGCGGGAGGACGAGCCGTCAGGCCAGGCGGGTCCGGGCGGACATGGTGAGGCGGCTGTCCCGGGAGTCCGGCGCCGCGCGGCGGGCCGCGGCGATCTGCCTCGCGCGCCCCTCGCTGAGCGGTTACTCCGAGGAGCTCGACCTCGCCCTGTCCGGTTCGAAGGGGTGGACCGCGGTGGAGCTGGCCGCGCTGCTCACCGTCGTGCGGTCACGGGAACTCTGCTACTGGGACGACGTGTGGCTGTCGCGGGTGACGGAGCTCGCGCTGGGGTTCGACGCCGGGGAACAGGCGGTGCTGCGGGAGCCGATCACGTCGCTGATGTGGGCCGTGGCCGACAGCGGCATCGAGGTCGTCAGGCGACGTGAGCTGGAGCGTGCGATCGGGGAGGTCCTGCGGAGGGACCCCGGCGAGCTGTCGCCGTCGGTGCTCATCCCGCTGGACGGGTGGGCGGTGATCCTGCGCGGCCACCTCGGCGACATGCCGCCGCCGCACCTGGTGCGGCTCGTCGACCACCTCTGTGAGGTCCGCGGCCCGCGGCCCGCGAAGAAGTGGCGCGCGCGATGTTTGGAACTGCTCCGGCCCGCCGACGCCGGGGAGCTCGTGCGGGTGGCGCTCGCCGCCTTCGACCACGTCTCCGGAGGGGGCGATCCCAGCGGAGGAGACCTGCGGCCGATCGTCCTGGACTCCAACGTGGACGCGGCCCGGGGATTCGTCTGGGCCGCCGTCCTGCTGCGGACCGGCGGCCTCGTCCCGGCGCTGACGGAGCTCGCCCTGCGGGCGGGCGGGGTCCGTCCGGGGGTGAGGGAGGACCTGAAGCTGGCGGGGGCCGCGATCAACGCGCTTGGTGACTGCGAGGGCCCGGACGCCATGACGGCCCTGTGGCGGCTGCAGCGGTCGATCCGGCATCGGGCACTGCGCAGGCAGGTCGGCACCGCGCTCGACGCCGCCGCCGGCCGGCAGGGGATCACTCCCGGGCAGCTGCTCGAACGCGGCGTCCCCGATCACGGGCTCGCCCCCGACGGGACGCTCACCCGCACGATCGGCGACTGGACCGCCGTGCTCGCCGTCGAGGACGCGATGACCGTACGGCTCGGCTTCCGGGCTCCGGACGGCACCACGGTCCGCGCCGTGCCCGCCGAGCTCGGGGAGAGCGGCGACCTCCGGGCGCTCAAGGCCGTGCGGAAGGAGATCCGCCGGACGCTGTCCGCCGAGCGCGCGCGACTGGAGGGGCTGCTCACCGCCGACCGGACGTGGACGTACGAGGAATGGGCCCGCCACTACCGGGACCACCCGATCACCGGCGCGGTCACGCGCGCGCTGATCTGGGAGGCCGGAGGGGAGGGCCACCTGTCCGGCGGGGCCGTACCGGATGCCACGCTCCGGCTGTGGCATCCCGCGCGTGCCCGCCCGGCGGAGGTGACGGCCTGGCGGGAGGAGGTGACGGAGCGGCGGCTGCGCCAGCCGTTCAAGCAGGCCTTCCGCGAGGTCTACCTGATCACTCCCGCCGAGGAGGAGACCCGGGTCCACTCCGACCGGTTCGCCGCCCGCATTGTCGACGATCCCCGGCTGTACGCGCTGCTCAAGGAGCGCGGCTGGCGGACGGGCCTGCTGGGGTCCTTCGGCGGCGGCCACGGCGCCGAGGCGGCGAAGGAGCTGGCCGAGGGCGCCTGGCGGGTCCGGTTCGGCTACGAGACGGCGGGTGCCGGCGAGAGGTACGAGGTGACGCGGGCGGTCATCGGCCAGGTCCGTTTCGAGCGCCGCGACGGGCGCTCCTGGCGCGGGACCGAGCTGGCCCGGGTGCCGCCGCCGGTGTTCAGCGAGGGCATGCGGGATGTGGACCTGTTCGTCACGGTCGCCGCCGTCCCCGAATGA
- a CDS encoding DUF3073 domain-containing protein: MGRGRAKAKQTKVARELKYGTHDIDLERLRQELGSGDEPVAEVEADDPADGPVGR, translated from the coding sequence ATGGGGCGGGGTCGAGCCAAGGCGAAGCAGACGAAGGTGGCTCGCGAGCTGAAGTACGGCACTCATGACATCGATCTTGAGCGGCTGCGTCAGGAGCTCGGCTCCGGTGATGAGCCCGTGGCGGAGGTCGAGGCCGACGACCCCGCCGACGGCCCGGTCGGCAGGTAG
- a CDS encoding ArsR/SmtB family transcription factor — protein MTVPLYQAKAEFFRTLGHPVRIRVLELLQDGPLPVRDLLSAIDVEASSLSQQLAVLRRTGIVTATREGPTVVYALSTADVADLMVAARRILAELLAGQGELLAELRAEARG, from the coding sequence GTGACGGTGCCCCTGTACCAGGCCAAGGCCGAGTTCTTCCGCACGCTCGGCCATCCGGTCCGCATCCGGGTGCTCGAACTGCTGCAGGACGGCCCCCTGCCCGTCCGTGACCTTCTGTCCGCGATCGACGTCGAGGCGTCCAGCCTGTCCCAGCAGCTGGCGGTGCTGCGCCGTACCGGGATCGTGACCGCCACCCGGGAGGGCCCCACCGTCGTGTACGCCCTGTCCACCGCCGACGTGGCCGATCTGATGGTCGCCGCTCGCCGGATCCTGGCCGAGCTGCTGGCCGGCCAGGGGGAGTTGCTGGCCGAGCTGCGGGCGGAGGCCCGCGGGTGA
- the icmF gene encoding fused isobutyryl-CoA mutase/GTPase IcmF translates to MHVPAHPVRVVTAAALFDGHDAAINIMRRILQAQGAEVIHLGHNRSVDEIVTAAIQEDVQGVAISSYQGGHVEFFTYLVDLLRERGAGHVKVYGGGGGVIVREEIDTLHAHGVAGVFSPEDGQRLGLAGMINKVVEACDVDLAAGGPPPLAEVVTGDHRALARAITTVESGVADAAWLQALRSAAAGRGVPVLGITGTGGSGKSSLTDELLRRIRIDSEDKLRVAVIAVDPTRRRGGGALLGDRIRMNSLAGGGAYFRSLATRGAQELPAHLGDVIAACQVAGHDLVIVETPGIGQGDAAIVPFADVSLYVMTPEFGAASQLEKIDMLDFADVVAINKYERRGAEDALRDVRRQMVRNREAFGVPPEEMPVYGTIASRFNDAGVTALYQRLRDLLGEHGLPATPRLLPEVHGTTSEVTAGIVPPARSRYLAEIADTVRGYHAHTGDQAEAVRRHQRLAAVRELVAAEGADTATVDLLLDRAAAEVDPDSRALLEGWSATADAYQADELVVKVRDRELRTPLWRPTLSGNRIPRVALPRLSDHGDLLRFLRAENLPGSFPFTAGVFPFKRDDEDPTRMFAGEGDPFRTNRRFKLLSEGQPATRLSTAFDSVTLYGNDPALRPDIYGKVGTSGVSIATLDDMKTLYDGFDLSAPNTSVSMTINGPAPTILAFFLNAALDQALGRFRDEHGREPAPDEAALLRARTLATVRGTVQADILKEDQGQNTCIFSTEFSLRMMADIQEWFIANGVRNFYSVSISGYHIAEAGANPISQLAFTLANGFTYVEAYLARGMKIDDFAPNLSFFFSNGMDPEYSVLGRVARRIWAVALKERYGAAERAQKLKYHIQTSGRSLHAQEMDFNDIRTTLQALTAIYDNCNSLHTNAFDEAVTTPSPDSVRRAMAIQLIINREWGLAVNENPLQGSFIVDELTDLVEEAVLREFERISDRGGVLGAMETGYQRGRIQDESMLYETRKHDGSLPIIGVNTFRNPRGEAQRGPLELARGTEEEKRSQLDRLRGFQEAHAEQAPQALQRLRRAAMSDENAFAVLMDAARVCSLGQITEALFEAGGQYRRNV, encoded by the coding sequence GTGCACGTTCCCGCCCATCCGGTCCGCGTCGTCACAGCGGCGGCGCTGTTCGACGGACACGACGCGGCCATCAACATCATGCGGCGGATCCTGCAGGCCCAGGGGGCCGAGGTCATCCACCTGGGCCACAACCGCTCCGTCGACGAGATCGTCACCGCCGCGATCCAGGAGGACGTGCAGGGCGTGGCGATCAGCTCCTACCAGGGCGGCCACGTCGAGTTCTTCACCTACCTCGTGGACCTGCTGCGCGAGCGCGGCGCCGGCCACGTCAAGGTCTACGGCGGGGGCGGCGGGGTGATCGTGCGGGAGGAGATCGACACGCTGCACGCCCACGGCGTCGCCGGGGTCTTCTCCCCGGAGGACGGGCAGCGGCTCGGGCTGGCCGGGATGATCAACAAGGTCGTCGAGGCGTGCGACGTGGACCTGGCCGCGGGCGGCCCGCCCCCGCTCGCCGAGGTGGTCACGGGAGACCACCGGGCGCTGGCCCGCGCGATCACGACGGTGGAGTCCGGCGTCGCGGACGCCGCATGGCTGCAGGCGCTGCGGAGCGCGGCGGCCGGGCGCGGGGTCCCGGTCCTGGGCATCACCGGCACGGGCGGCTCGGGCAAGTCCTCGCTCACCGACGAGCTGCTGCGCCGGATCAGGATCGACTCCGAGGACAAGCTGCGCGTGGCCGTCATCGCGGTCGACCCGACCCGGCGCAGGGGAGGGGGAGCGCTGCTGGGCGACCGGATCAGGATGAACAGCCTGGCCGGCGGCGGCGCCTACTTCCGGTCCCTGGCCACCCGTGGGGCGCAGGAGCTGCCCGCGCACCTCGGTGACGTGATCGCGGCCTGCCAGGTGGCGGGCCACGACCTGGTGATCGTGGAGACCCCGGGCATCGGGCAGGGCGACGCGGCGATCGTGCCGTTCGCCGACGTGTCGCTGTACGTCATGACACCGGAGTTCGGTGCGGCGTCCCAGCTTGAGAAGATCGACATGCTCGACTTCGCGGACGTGGTGGCGATCAACAAGTACGAGCGCCGGGGGGCGGAGGACGCGCTGCGCGACGTGCGCCGCCAGATGGTGCGCAACCGGGAGGCGTTCGGGGTCCCGCCCGAGGAGATGCCCGTCTACGGCACGATCGCCTCGCGGTTCAACGACGCGGGCGTGACCGCGCTCTACCAGCGGCTCAGGGACCTGCTCGGCGAGCACGGGCTGCCCGCGACCCCGCGGCTGCTCCCGGAGGTGCACGGCACCACCTCCGAGGTCACCGCCGGCATCGTGCCGCCGGCCCGGTCCCGCTACCTGGCCGAGATCGCCGACACCGTACGCGGCTACCACGCCCACACCGGCGACCAGGCGGAGGCGGTGCGCCGCCACCAGAGACTGGCCGCCGTCCGCGAGCTCGTCGCCGCCGAGGGCGCCGACACCGCCACCGTGGACCTGCTCCTCGACCGCGCCGCCGCAGAGGTGGATCCGGACAGCCGGGCGCTTCTGGAGGGGTGGAGCGCCACCGCGGACGCCTACCAGGCCGACGAGCTGGTGGTGAAGGTCCGCGACAGGGAGCTGCGGACCCCGCTGTGGCGCCCGACGCTGTCGGGGAACCGGATCCCGCGCGTCGCGCTGCCGCGCCTGTCCGACCACGGCGACCTGCTGCGCTTCCTGCGCGCGGAGAACCTGCCGGGCTCCTTCCCGTTCACCGCCGGGGTGTTCCCCTTCAAGCGGGACGACGAGGACCCGACCAGGATGTTCGCCGGAGAGGGCGACCCGTTCCGCACCAACCGGCGCTTCAAGCTGCTGTCGGAGGGCCAGCCGGCGACCCGGCTGTCCACCGCGTTCGACTCGGTCACGCTCTACGGCAACGACCCCGCGCTCCGGCCCGACATCTACGGCAAGGTCGGCACGTCAGGGGTGTCGATCGCCACGCTCGACGACATGAAGACGCTGTATGACGGCTTCGACCTCTCCGCGCCCAACACCTCGGTCTCCATGACCATCAACGGTCCCGCGCCCACCATCCTGGCCTTCTTCCTCAACGCCGCCCTCGACCAGGCGCTCGGCCGCTTCCGCGACGAGCACGGCCGCGAGCCCGCGCCCGACGAGGCCGCGCTGCTGCGCGCCCGGACGCTGGCCACCGTGCGCGGCACCGTGCAGGCCGACATCCTCAAGGAGGACCAGGGCCAGAACACCTGCATCTTCTCCACCGAGTTCTCACTGCGGATGATGGCCGACATCCAGGAGTGGTTCATCGCCAACGGGGTGCGCAACTTCTACTCGGTGTCGATCTCCGGCTACCACATCGCCGAGGCCGGGGCGAACCCGATCAGCCAGCTCGCCTTCACCCTGGCCAACGGCTTCACCTACGTCGAGGCCTACCTGGCCCGCGGCATGAAGATCGACGACTTCGCGCCCAACCTGTCGTTCTTCTTCTCCAACGGCATGGACCCCGAGTACAGCGTGCTCGGGCGGGTGGCCCGCCGCATCTGGGCGGTGGCGCTGAAGGAGCGGTACGGCGCCGCCGAGCGGGCGCAGAAGCTGAAGTACCACATCCAGACCTCCGGCCGGTCGCTGCACGCCCAGGAGATGGACTTCAACGACATCCGCACCACGCTGCAGGCGCTGACCGCGATCTACGACAACTGCAACAGCCTGCACACCAACGCCTTCGACGAGGCCGTCACCACCCCGTCCCCCGACTCGGTACGGCGGGCCATGGCCATCCAGCTCATCATCAACCGGGAGTGGGGCCTGGCCGTGAACGAGAACCCGCTGCAGGGCTCGTTCATCGTCGACGAGCTCACCGACCTGGTCGAGGAGGCCGTGCTCAGGGAGTTCGAGCGCATCTCCGACCGGGGCGGCGTGCTGGGCGCGATGGAGACCGGCTACCAGCGCGGGCGCATCCAGGACGAGTCGATGCTGTACGAGACCCGAAAGCACGACGGCTCCCTGCCGATCATCGGCGTCAACACCTTCCGCAACCCGCGCGGCGAGGCCCAGCGCGGCCCGCTGGAGCTGGCCCGCGGCACCGAGGAGGAGAAGCGGTCCCAGCTCGACCGGCTGCGTGGCTTCCAGGAGGCGCACGCCGAGCAGGCCCCGCAGGCGCTGCAGCGGCTCCGCCGGGCGGCGATGTCGGACGAGAACGCCTTCGCGGTGCTGATGGACGCCGCCCGCGTCTGCTCCCTCGGCCAGATCACCGAGGCGCTGTTCGAGGCCGGCGGCCAGTACCGCCGCAACGTATGA
- a CDS encoding helical backbone metal receptor: MRDDTGATVPVPARVRRVVSLVPSLTETVAATSPGLLVGATDWCSHPAGLDVTRVRGTKNPDLERIGSLRPDVVLANFEENRAADLDALRASGLPVWVTVIRTVREALVSLDRVLTEACRLPRPAWLDEAEDAWRQETRERWCRAVIPVWRRPWMVVGGETFTGDVLARLGVENLYAGHPERYPKIPIDRLREAGPDLVVLPDEPYRFTAEDGPESFPGVDAALLDGRFLTWYGPSLVEAPAVLSAQLRRTVRGG, from the coding sequence ATGAGGGACGACACCGGCGCCACGGTGCCGGTCCCCGCGCGGGTGCGCCGCGTCGTCTCCCTCGTCCCCTCGCTCACCGAGACCGTCGCGGCGACCTCGCCCGGGTTGCTGGTGGGAGCCACCGACTGGTGCAGCCATCCCGCCGGCCTCGACGTCACCAGGGTCCGGGGCACCAAGAACCCGGACCTGGAGCGGATCGGATCGCTCCGTCCCGACGTCGTGCTGGCCAACTTCGAGGAGAACCGCGCCGCCGACCTCGACGCGCTCCGGGCCTCCGGCCTCCCGGTCTGGGTGACGGTGATCCGTACCGTGCGGGAGGCGCTGGTGTCGCTGGACCGCGTTCTCACCGAGGCCTGCCGCCTGCCCCGCCCGGCCTGGCTGGACGAGGCGGAGGACGCGTGGCGGCAGGAGACCCGCGAGCGGTGGTGCCGGGCGGTCATCCCGGTGTGGCGCCGGCCGTGGATGGTCGTCGGCGGGGAGACCTTCACCGGTGACGTGCTGGCCCGGCTGGGCGTCGAGAACCTCTACGCCGGCCATCCCGAGCGGTATCCGAAGATCCCGATCGACCGGCTGAGGGAGGCCGGGCCGGATCTCGTGGTGCTGCCGGACGAGCCGTACCGCTTCACCGCGGAGGACGGCCCCGAGAGCTTTCCCGGCGTCGACGCGGCCCTGCTCGACGGGCGCTTCCTGACGTGGTACGGCCCCTCGCTCGTCGAAGCTCCCGCGGTGCTGTCGGCCCAGCTGCGCCGTACGGTCAGGGGCGGCTGA
- a CDS encoding polysaccharide deacetylase family protein, protein MRLSARLLGLITVLAVAVTIGGPAHADRPAGGIARPSVPAGGAVHSGGPTGSGGPTDEIIPVGGPTGEIVYATRGAGRLAALTFDDGPSPGWTPALLDLLRDRQIRATFCLLGSQAQARPDLVRRIVADGHAVCNHTFGHDSVAGWTPEAIRADLTATNEAIRTAAGDPGLPIRYFRAPYGAWGASPQVAASLGMTALAWTMDPADWDGSPADVIAQRLDAQLHPTAVALSHDGGGDRAPTLDAYRQVLPRWQRAGWGFDLPAVTGGPYPPACTAPAWHAHDVYTRGDRVSRDGRLYQTRWWTRLEDPLTARWVWADLGAC, encoded by the coding sequence ATGCGACTGAGCGCGCGTCTCCTCGGCTTGATCACCGTCCTGGCGGTCGCGGTGACCATCGGCGGTCCCGCCCACGCCGACCGGCCCGCCGGCGGGATCGCCCGCCCAAGCGTGCCCGCCGGCGGAGCCGTCCACTCCGGTGGACCTACCGGCTCCGGTGGACCTACCGACGAGATCATCCCCGTCGGTGGGCCCACCGGCGAGATCGTCTACGCCACCCGGGGCGCCGGCCGGCTCGCCGCCCTCACCTTCGACGACGGCCCCTCCCCCGGCTGGACGCCCGCGCTCCTCGACCTGCTGCGCGACCGGCAGATCCGCGCCACGTTCTGCCTGCTCGGCAGCCAGGCCCAGGCCCGGCCCGACCTGGTGCGCCGCATCGTCGCCGACGGGCACGCGGTGTGCAACCACACCTTCGGGCACGACTCCGTCGCCGGCTGGACGCCCGAGGCGATCCGCGCCGACCTGACCGCCACCAACGAGGCGATCCGTACGGCGGCCGGCGACCCCGGCCTGCCCATCAGGTACTTCCGGGCGCCGTACGGCGCCTGGGGCGCCTCCCCGCAGGTCGCGGCCTCCCTGGGCATGACGGCCCTGGCCTGGACGATGGATCCGGCCGACTGGGACGGCTCCCCGGCGGATGTGATCGCCCAGCGCCTGGACGCGCAGCTCCACCCGACGGCCGTGGCGCTGTCCCACGACGGCGGCGGCGACCGCGCGCCCACCCTGGACGCCTACCGGCAGGTGCTCCCCCGGTGGCAGCGGGCCGGGTGGGGCTTCGACCTGCCCGCGGTGACCGGCGGACCGTATCCGCCGGCGTGCACCGCACCGGCCTGGCACGCGCACGACGTCTACACCCGGGGCGACCGGGTGTCGCGCGACGGGCGCCTGTACCAGACCCGCTGGTGGACCCGGCTGGAGGACCCGCTCACCGCCCGGTGGGTCTGGGCGGACCTGGGTGCCTGCTGA